The Anabaena sp. PCC 7108 region AATCCGTTTATGATGAAATTGTTGCCAAACATCCACAAAGATTTGGGCAATTTTTGACATTTCGTCCCTTGTCAATCCCGAATCTATTAATTGTTCATCTTGCCATTTAGCACGCAAAATATTATTAAGCATACTTAATGCTTGTTCTGGAGTAGCATCTTTGAGACTTCGCAACGCTGCTTCACAAGAATCTGCTAACATGACAATTCCTGTTTCCCGTGATTGAGGAATCGGTCCATCATAAGAAAAATCAGCTTTGTCTACCGTTATAGTCGGGTCTTCCTTCGCCATTTGCTGGGCTTGGTGATAAAAATAAGCGATCGCCATTGTTCCCTGATGTTCGGGAATAAAAGCCTGAATTGCTGTGGGTAAACTATGTTTTTTTGCCATCACCAAGCCTTCTGTAACGTGCTTTTTGATTATGGCTGCACTCTTCCAGGGGTCTTTAATTTCTGTATCATGTTTATTTGAGCCACCCATTTGGTTTTCAATAAATCCCAGAGGGTCGTGCATTTTCCCGATATCATGGTATAGCGTGCCAGCCCTAACTAATTCGACATTGCAGCGCAGTTGTTTAGCCGCAGCTTCAGCCAGAGTCGCAACGAACAAAGTATGTTGAAAAGTTCCCGGTGTTTCTGTAGCCAGTCGCTTTAACAAAGGACGGTTGGGGTTTGCTAATTCTGCCAAGCGGATCGGGGTAGTGAGATCAAACAGTTTTTCCAGATAAGGACTTAACCCCAAGGCGATAATACTCCATGCCAAACCAGATAAAGCGAAAAAAGCTGACTCTTGCAAGACAAGATACCAGCTAGACCGGAATGCTGCGCCAACAATTATATTTAAAAGTAAATAAATACCCCCTTGGGTTAAGGCAGTAAAAATACCTAATAATGCCAGTTCTTCGCGCGATCGCAATCTTTGTGCTACACAACTGCTCAAGATTCCCCCAGCCGCACCAGCCAGCAGCCCCATCTTACTAATTTCTATGGTTATTGGTAGTATGAGCGATAGCAGCCCGACAACTGTTACAGCCAAAATCGAGCCGTAGAAACTACCTAACAATAAACCAATAGCGCTCCAAGTGGTATATTGTACACCCATTGCTATCACACTAGGGACACTAATAGCTAGTAGCAATATCAACAAGCGATCGCGTTCTCGCAACTGACTATCAATCCGCCGTTCTAGCCACACAAAAATGCCAATAGCAACGCTAACCAAGCCTGCTAATCCTATTAAATTTAGCCAATTCACCTGTCGGCGAATCAAGTGATACTCCTCTAGGACATCAAATTTCCATTCTGTAATCCGTTCTCCCTTTTTAACAATCACCTCCCCGCGCCGCACGTCTACCATTACAGATGAAACCTTCTCAACTGCTTGTTGAGCTTGCTGTTTCGTTTGTTCTTTATCTTGCGTCAGATTCGGTTTCAGTACAGTTAACAAAACTTTAGTTGCTAATGATTCGGCTTCTCCAGGTACAGATACTTGTACTTGTAGGCTTACTGCATCCTCTAAAATGCGACGTGGTAGTCCTGAGGGTAGCCCTTGGGTGAGTATTCGCTCTGCACTTTGATGGATTCCTTTTTGGGTTTCTGCCCAGTTTTGATCTGACAATTCCAATAGGGATGTTTCTACATAAACTCTTTCTGAACTTTCATTCTCTATTTGTAAAAGTTTAGCGTTAGCTTGAAAATATTTCTTCCTGCTTTCAGATATTTGAGTAATTAGTGAAGATGAATCTTTTTCTGATGTTGTAAGTCGGTAAGCGTCTATTTCCAACAACGCTTGATTAAACTCAAGAAGATGACTTGGTGACGCGGGGAATATCTGATTATTTCCCTGCTGAACTGTAGGAGTAGATGATTTAGAAGGTATTTTTTTAGCTGCTTGACCCAGCTTGGGTTTGGAAAATTTTAAATATGGTTTTTGAGTATTTTCTAAAGTTACTAATAGCTGTTGCCACTCTGATTCTAGACAAGAGCGGAGATAGCGCTGGGTAGGAATAGGCAAAACTGAAATATCGAAAAAAGGAAAAGACCCCGCTACCGCACGAATTTCATTACCTTCATCTATAACTCGCTGCAAATGTTTTTTGATTTGTTCATTTTTTTTAGCATCGATCATCAATACTGGAACGGAATTTGTCGTAACTGTTTTGCGCTTCGCTTCTGTTTGTTTCTGATCTTCTATGCTGGCAGAATAGGGGGCAATAAATGTTTGCGGTGCAATAGTTCCAACTTTCATCTGGGGCTGGTTGTATAATTGATGACCCATCACACCCGTGAGGGATACTATCGCCATGACCAAAATTACGGAAGAACGCTTTTCATGCAGCCAACAGAAAACTTTATTTCTGAGAGATTTTGCCGTTGATTTGGGTGCTAATGTTCGTTTTCGGTGTCTCTTTTGATCAGTCTTGGATAATAAATACAGGAGTAGATTTTTGAGGATAATCCTGTAGGTTTTCTGATTATGGCTTTGGCTTTTGGGACTGCTGAACACATTCAGCCACCTGATTTTACGGCATAACACTTTGTACTGTCTGCGCCATTGCCTCAATTGCTGGGTCAAAGATTGCAAAAATTGCTGCGTTTTCATTACCTCTGGCTGTAGTTGCTTACTTTGATCACCCAAAACAAGACAATTGTTACTGAATAATTACGAATTACTTTGACACTCCGTTGCTTTTTCAGCTTTAGCTTCAGTGAATTATACCAGTTGATTTTCCAATGCATATTA contains the following coding sequences:
- a CDS encoding HD family phosphohydrolase; this translates as MKTQQFLQSLTQQLRQWRRQYKVLCRKIRWLNVFSSPKSQSHNQKTYRIILKNLLLYLLSKTDQKRHRKRTLAPKSTAKSLRNKVFCWLHEKRSSVILVMAIVSLTGVMGHQLYNQPQMKVGTIAPQTFIAPYSASIEDQKQTEAKRKTVTTNSVPVLMIDAKKNEQIKKHLQRVIDEGNEIRAVAGSFPFFDISVLPIPTQRYLRSCLESEWQQLLVTLENTQKPYLKFSKPKLGQAAKKIPSKSSTPTVQQGNNQIFPASPSHLLEFNQALLEIDAYRLTTSEKDSSSLITQISESRKKYFQANAKLLQIENESSERVYVETSLLELSDQNWAETQKGIHQSAERILTQGLPSGLPRRILEDAVSLQVQVSVPGEAESLATKVLLTVLKPNLTQDKEQTKQQAQQAVEKVSSVMVDVRRGEVIVKKGERITEWKFDVLEEYHLIRRQVNWLNLIGLAGLVSVAIGIFVWLERRIDSQLRERDRLLILLLAISVPSVIAMGVQYTTWSAIGLLLGSFYGSILAVTVVGLLSLILPITIEISKMGLLAGAAGGILSSCVAQRLRSREELALLGIFTALTQGGIYLLLNIIVGAAFRSSWYLVLQESAFFALSGLAWSIIALGLSPYLEKLFDLTTPIRLAELANPNRPLLKRLATETPGTFQHTLFVATLAEAAAKQLRCNVELVRAGTLYHDIGKMHDPLGFIENQMGGSNKHDTEIKDPWKSAAIIKKHVTEGLVMAKKHSLPTAIQAFIPEHQGTMAIAYFYHQAQQMAKEDPTITVDKADFSYDGPIPQSRETGIVMLADSCEAALRSLKDATPEQALSMLNNILRAKWQDEQLIDSGLTRDEMSKIAQIFVDVWQQFHHKRIAYPKLKAGS